From a single Arachnia propionica genomic region:
- the pstS gene encoding phosphate ABC transporter substrate-binding protein PstS, with protein MRFRDLKVRLTAMLGCSILLLTGCWSGGVAVHPIATGTAGSHRPTCPGGAIRGEGASSQRTAMEKLIQDYTAVCPGTVIDYTTSGSGAGVKAFFGGTVDLAGSDSPLSHREHDGVIETEKAEKRCRENTALNLPMVLGPIAIAHNVEGVTDLNLSAELIARIFTGDITRWNDPAIAAANPGVSLPDAGIAVFHRADESGTTENFTKYLAKTTGDAWGHDASKKWPATRGEGKEKTAGVADAVASTRNSITYLEWGAALERDLKVVRIDGVVLSGETASRAVAAAEAETDDDGIRLDINYAPGNGAYPLVMATYEVVCSADAANPELLRDFLELFASETAQASLEELGYAPLPDELREKVSRSVSGIR; from the coding sequence GTGAGGTTTCGTGACCTGAAGGTGCGCCTGACCGCAATGCTGGGTTGTAGCATCCTGCTGCTGACCGGCTGCTGGAGCGGAGGTGTCGCCGTTCACCCCATCGCCACGGGGACCGCAGGTTCCCACCGGCCCACGTGCCCGGGCGGGGCGATCCGTGGAGAGGGGGCGAGTTCGCAACGAACCGCGATGGAAAAACTGATCCAGGACTACACCGCTGTCTGCCCCGGCACGGTCATCGACTACACCACTTCCGGGTCCGGCGCTGGGGTCAAAGCGTTCTTCGGCGGCACCGTCGATCTAGCCGGCTCCGACTCCCCGCTCAGTCACAGGGAGCACGACGGGGTGATCGAAACCGAGAAGGCGGAGAAACGTTGCCGAGAAAACACCGCCCTGAATCTTCCGATGGTCCTTGGCCCCATCGCCATCGCCCACAACGTCGAGGGCGTCACGGATCTGAACCTGAGCGCCGAATTGATCGCACGAATCTTCACCGGCGACATCACCCGCTGGAATGACCCCGCGATAGCGGCTGCCAATCCCGGGGTTTCACTTCCCGACGCCGGGATCGCGGTGTTCCATCGGGCCGACGAATCCGGAACCACTGAGAACTTCACGAAATACCTGGCCAAGACCACCGGCGATGCCTGGGGGCACGACGCGTCAAAGAAATGGCCCGCCACTCGGGGCGAAGGCAAGGAGAAGACCGCAGGTGTTGCGGACGCCGTCGCAAGTACCCGCAATTCCATCACCTATCTTGAATGGGGCGCCGCTCTGGAACGCGACCTGAAAGTCGTTCGCATCGACGGGGTGGTGCTGTCAGGGGAAACGGCTAGCCGGGCCGTCGCCGCAGCCGAGGCGGAGACCGACGATGACGGCATCCGCCTGGACATCAATTACGCCCCGGGGAATGGCGCCTACCCACTGGTGATGGCCACCTATGAGGTCGTCTGCTCCGCGGACGCTGCCAACCCTGAGCTGCTGCGCGACTTCCTGGAACTGTTCGCATCCGAGACCGCACAGGCCTCCCTCGAGGAACTCGGCTACGCTCCCCTGCCCGACGAGCTGCGAGAGAAGGTGAGTCGGAGCGTCTCCGGGATCCGATGA
- a CDS encoding histidine phosphatase family protein, which translates to MQQPTVVHLMRHGQVHNPEGVLYGRLPGFGLSELGHDMAARLAGYWKGAPLTHLRCSPLQRARETLAPTADLFPQLDVVIDERVIEAANAFEGKVFGANNKALWDVRMIRHVLNPLRPSWGEPYREIVARMRAAMKDAAAAAGPGGQALVVSHQLPIEMARRDAEGKTLVHDPRRRRCTLVSVTSFTFRNGFVTAIDYAEPAQDLLPSRRGRRFRVGT; encoded by the coding sequence ATGCAGCAGCCGACGGTGGTTCACCTGATGCGGCACGGGCAAGTACACAACCCCGAAGGGGTGCTGTATGGGAGGCTGCCCGGTTTCGGACTCTCGGAACTCGGCCACGACATGGCGGCACGGCTCGCCGGGTACTGGAAGGGCGCTCCGCTGACGCACCTGCGCTGCTCGCCTTTGCAGCGAGCCAGAGAAACCCTCGCGCCCACCGCCGATCTGTTCCCACAACTCGACGTGGTCATCGACGAGCGCGTCATCGAAGCAGCCAACGCCTTCGAGGGCAAGGTTTTCGGCGCCAACAACAAAGCTCTGTGGGATGTGCGCATGATTCGGCACGTGCTGAATCCGCTCCGCCCAAGCTGGGGTGAGCCGTACCGGGAGATCGTGGCGCGGATGCGAGCCGCGATGAAGGACGCCGCGGCGGCAGCCGGGCCTGGAGGACAGGCGTTGGTTGTGAGCCATCAGCTTCCCATCGAAATGGCCCGCCGTGATGCCGAGGGCAAAACGCTGGTTCACGACCCCCGTCGTCGCCGCTGCACCCTGGTGTCCGTGACCTCTTTCACGTTCCGCAATGGTTTCGTCACCGCCATCGACTACGCGGAGCCTGCGCAGGATCTGCTTCCTTCCAGACGGGGGCGCAGGTTCCGGGTCGGGACCTGA
- the pstA gene encoding phosphate ABC transporter permease PstA has protein sequence MSAPPSPNSLNLQRPTGWRAVKNNLATGFVWFSVAAATIPLLWILISVAVKGAPLLYSVGADYHVICMDRSEKVRLTADACGGDVNATPADEAVEWRYVPGGRYVAVGERVNTYRTRTTAPVSPDPGRPYDIVMITDAGSGDARTPSLQWWTTPLGSAQATDARGGAVQAIYGTLMLGLLTAVIAVPLGMLGAIFLVEYGRGTKATRVVSFMVDVLTGVPSIVAALFIYALLITTFGQRPSAFATVLALVLLMLPMVLRSTEEMLKLVPDSLREGSYALGVPKWKTILRIVVPTSYSGILTGVVLGIARVMGETAPLLILIGYTQNLFLDPFGNSMGALPTMINSGISVPEGQPGADRVWAAALTLVLIVMVLNLIARRIASRNRLT, from the coding sequence ATGTCCGCTCCCCCGTCCCCCAACTCCTTGAATCTGCAACGCCCCACCGGGTGGCGGGCCGTGAAGAACAACCTGGCGACGGGCTTCGTGTGGTTCTCCGTGGCCGCGGCCACGATCCCCCTGCTGTGGATCCTGATCTCGGTGGCGGTCAAGGGCGCCCCGCTGCTGTACAGCGTCGGCGCCGACTACCACGTGATCTGCATGGACCGCTCCGAGAAAGTGCGACTCACCGCCGACGCCTGCGGGGGCGACGTAAACGCCACACCCGCCGACGAGGCCGTCGAGTGGCGTTACGTACCGGGTGGGCGTTACGTCGCAGTCGGTGAAAGGGTGAACACCTACCGCACCCGGACCACAGCTCCCGTCTCCCCCGACCCTGGACGACCCTACGACATCGTCATGATCACCGATGCCGGTTCGGGGGACGCCCGCACGCCGTCGTTGCAGTGGTGGACGACACCGCTCGGGTCGGCGCAGGCCACCGACGCCAGGGGCGGTGCCGTTCAGGCCATCTACGGCACCCTGATGCTCGGGCTGCTGACCGCGGTGATCGCGGTGCCGCTCGGGATGCTGGGCGCGATTTTTCTCGTCGAGTACGGGCGGGGCACGAAGGCGACACGGGTGGTGTCGTTCATGGTCGACGTGCTCACGGGTGTGCCGTCGATCGTCGCGGCCCTGTTCATCTACGCCCTGCTGATCACCACTTTCGGGCAACGTCCCTCGGCATTCGCGACGGTGCTGGCGCTGGTACTGCTGATGCTCCCGATGGTGCTCAGATCCACCGAGGAGATGCTGAAGCTGGTCCCCGATTCTCTGCGGGAGGGCTCCTACGCGCTGGGAGTGCCGAAGTGGAAGACGATCCTGCGGATCGTGGTGCCGACCTCCTACAGCGGCATCCTGACCGGGGTGGTGCTGGGCATCGCCCGGGTGATGGGCGAGACGGCGCCGCTGTTGATTCTGATCGGCTACACCCAGAACCTGTTCCTCGACCCGTTCGGGAACTCGATGGGGGCGCTGCCCACCATGATCAACTCGGGAATCTCCGTGCCGGAGGGCCAGCCGGGCGCCGACCGGGTGTGGGCGGCCGCCCTGACCCTGGTGCTGATCGTGATGGTGCTGAACCTGATCGCTCGGCGCATCGCCAGCCGCAACAGGCTCACATGA
- a CDS encoding mycothione reductase gives MQHFDIAVIGSGSGNSIIDERFSHLDVALIEEGPVFGGTCLNRGCIPTKMFVVASEGARMPGHAARLGVDLEFKGVDWPAIRDRVFGRIDPISQAGREWRRTGEGVTLFEGHASFVDAHTLLVGDVQISADQIVIATGSRPRPLPVEIPEELRSRFHTSDDVMRMDELPRRLVVLGGGFVACEFAQIFAGFGSQVTQINRSEVLLRGEDREISEEFKQEHAALVNLILNQSIAEVATGPDGEVLVITTDRNGVEYEYLADAVLVATGRIRNSDSLNLAAAGVKVGSGGQIRVDKHQRTSQPHIWALGDVSSDWLLKHVANAEARTVAANLLIDGGELAVTDHRYVPHAVFTEPQIAAVGATEEQLQEWGAPYVGFTQRYADVAFGWALEDEGHFVKLLADPRTWHLLGAHIIGPQAATLIQPMIQAMSFGQTVQELARGQYWIHPALTEVLENALLGLLKVPRPKELNA, from the coding sequence ATGCAGCATTTCGACATTGCCGTGATCGGATCCGGTTCGGGCAACTCCATCATCGATGAGCGTTTCTCCCACCTGGACGTCGCCCTGATCGAGGAAGGCCCGGTCTTCGGTGGCACCTGTCTGAACCGGGGTTGCATTCCCACCAAGATGTTCGTGGTGGCCTCCGAGGGGGCCCGGATGCCCGGGCATGCCGCCCGGCTCGGGGTGGACCTGGAGTTCAAGGGTGTCGACTGGCCTGCCATCCGTGACCGCGTCTTCGGGCGCATCGATCCGATCTCACAGGCCGGACGCGAGTGGCGTCGTACAGGAGAAGGGGTGACCCTCTTTGAGGGGCACGCCAGCTTCGTCGACGCCCACACCCTCCTGGTCGGCGACGTGCAGATCAGCGCCGACCAGATCGTCATCGCCACGGGGTCGCGACCCCGACCGCTGCCGGTGGAGATCCCGGAGGAGCTGCGGTCGCGGTTCCACACCTCCGACGACGTGATGCGCATGGACGAGTTGCCTCGCCGGCTCGTCGTGCTCGGCGGTGGGTTCGTGGCCTGTGAGTTCGCCCAGATCTTCGCGGGGTTCGGGTCGCAGGTGACCCAGATCAACCGCTCCGAGGTGCTGCTGCGCGGTGAGGACCGGGAGATCTCCGAGGAGTTCAAACAGGAGCATGCCGCGCTGGTCAACCTGATCCTCAACCAGAGCATCGCCGAGGTCGCCACCGGTCCCGACGGGGAGGTGCTGGTCATCACCACCGACCGCAACGGCGTCGAATACGAGTATCTGGCCGACGCGGTGCTGGTGGCCACGGGTCGCATTCGCAACTCCGATTCCCTCAACCTGGCCGCCGCCGGGGTCAAGGTGGGATCGGGGGGACAGATCCGCGTCGACAAACACCAGCGCACCAGCCAGCCGCATATCTGGGCGCTCGGCGACGTGTCCTCGGACTGGCTGCTCAAGCACGTCGCAAACGCGGAGGCCCGCACCGTTGCCGCGAACCTCCTCATCGATGGAGGCGAACTGGCGGTCACCGATCACCGCTACGTTCCTCACGCCGTGTTCACCGAACCCCAGATCGCCGCCGTCGGCGCCACAGAGGAACAGCTCCAGGAATGGGGTGCTCCTTATGTGGGGTTCACGCAGCGCTATGCGGATGTCGCGTTCGGCTGGGCGCTGGAGGACGAGGGGCATTTCGTGAAACTGCTGGCCGACCCGCGCACCTGGCATCTCCTCGGCGCCCACATCATCGGTCCCCAGGCAGCCACCCTGATTCAACCGATGATCCAGGCCATGAGCTTCGGCCAGACGGTGCAGGAACTGGCTCGTGGCCAGTACTGGATCCATCCTGCGCTGACCGAGGTCCTGGAGAACGCTCTCCTTGGCCTGCTGAAGGTACCCCGGCCAAAGGAACTCAACGCCTGA
- a CDS encoding SDR family oxidoreductase encodes MTGWAVVTGASGGLGAGFARELARQGANLILVARSADKMDAIATEIRATQHVQVETWPCDLTNRGARAVLAADLASREIHTLINNAGFGSIGDFTDLPPERIAAEVELNVVALTELTRLALPGMKQRGRGAVINIASTGAFQPIPGFSTYAATKAYVLRLSIGLWSELHDSGVRVLAVCPGPTETGFFTAAGNDQVMRQRRSVEQVVNSAFRALRRHRPYVVDGVGNTILAEATRLMPTRWTSKVAGWVASR; translated from the coding sequence ATGACAGGTTGGGCAGTTGTGACGGGGGCCTCGGGCGGACTCGGGGCAGGTTTTGCGCGAGAACTCGCGCGGCAGGGGGCGAACCTGATCCTGGTGGCCCGCAGCGCAGACAAAATGGATGCGATCGCGACCGAGATACGCGCGACGCAGCACGTCCAGGTGGAGACCTGGCCCTGCGACCTCACCAACCGCGGCGCCCGGGCCGTGCTGGCCGCCGACCTGGCCTCCCGTGAGATCCACACCCTGATCAACAACGCGGGTTTCGGATCTATCGGCGACTTCACCGACCTGCCACCGGAGCGCATTGCCGCCGAGGTGGAGCTGAACGTGGTGGCCCTGACCGAACTGACCCGCCTCGCGCTGCCGGGCATGAAGCAGCGGGGGCGTGGGGCGGTCATCAACATCGCGAGCACCGGAGCCTTCCAACCAATCCCCGGGTTCTCCACCTATGCCGCGACGAAGGCCTACGTGTTGCGCCTGTCGATCGGGTTGTGGTCGGAACTGCACGACAGCGGCGTGCGGGTGTTGGCCGTGTGCCCCGGCCCCACAGAAACAGGTTTCTTCACCGCCGCCGGCAACGACCAGGTGATGCGACAGCGCCGCAGCGTCGAGCAGGTGGTGAACAGCGCGTTCCGGGCGTTGCGTCGTCACCGCCCCTACGTCGTCGACGGAGTGGGCAACACAATTCTGGCGGAGGCTACCCGTTTGATGCCCACCCGTTGGACGTCCAAGGTGGCTGGTTGGGTCGCTTCTCGTTGA
- a CDS encoding NAD-dependent malic enzyme, with product MSDKPAVITNPLTNRGTAFTLEQRRELGLIGRLPSAVETLDEQARRAYTQLRSQSTDMARYIFLDQLHNRNEVLYYRLLVDHLQELLPVVYDPTVGDAIKEWSRDYRRSRAVYLSIDRPEDIRVSFESLGLGAADVDLLVCSDAEEILGIGDWGVNGTDISVGKLAVYTAAAGIHPARAIAINLDCGTDNQQLLDDPAYLGNRHPRVRGERYDAFIAEYLRVASELFPQALLHFEDFGPSNARRILERYRGTYRIFNDDMQGTGAIVTAAVISGMKVTGTSFADQRLVVYGAGTAGTGMADQIHAGMVRDGLSETEARSRIWLIDRDGLVTDDMPDLPDYQQVYARPAADVADWERGSRGIGLLEVVRRVRPTILIGTSTDHGAFTQDVIEALCVGADRPIVLPLSNPTERIEAMPADVIAWSGGRALVAAGIPVEDVEYDGVTYTIGQGNNALLYPGLGLGAVVSGAREITDGMLLAAAEAVASQVDPLPRGAALLPPVRDLRASSAIVAEAVARCAETEGAASRTHDDLARAIKDAMWEPVYGSWE from the coding sequence ATGTCCGACAAACCCGCCGTCATCACCAACCCGCTCACCAATCGAGGCACGGCCTTCACTCTTGAGCAGCGTCGCGAGCTGGGGCTGATCGGCAGGCTGCCCTCGGCGGTGGAAACTCTCGACGAACAGGCCCGGCGCGCCTACACGCAGCTACGCTCCCAGTCTACCGACATGGCCCGCTACATCTTCCTCGACCAGCTTCATAACCGCAACGAAGTGCTCTACTATCGGTTGCTGGTCGACCACCTGCAGGAACTGCTACCCGTCGTGTACGACCCGACGGTGGGGGATGCCATCAAGGAGTGGTCGCGCGACTATCGTCGCTCCAGGGCCGTCTACCTCAGCATTGACCGGCCCGAGGACATCCGGGTCTCCTTCGAATCACTGGGGTTGGGAGCGGCGGACGTGGATCTTCTGGTCTGCTCCGATGCCGAGGAGATCCTGGGTATCGGCGACTGGGGTGTCAACGGTACCGACATTTCCGTCGGAAAACTTGCCGTTTACACTGCCGCCGCCGGCATCCACCCAGCACGCGCCATCGCCATCAACCTCGACTGCGGCACCGACAATCAACAGCTCCTCGACGACCCCGCCTATCTCGGCAACCGGCACCCACGCGTCCGGGGGGAGCGCTATGACGCTTTCATTGCCGAATACCTGAGGGTCGCCTCAGAGCTGTTCCCGCAAGCGCTGCTGCACTTCGAGGATTTTGGGCCGTCGAATGCCCGCCGCATCCTGGAGCGATACCGTGGCACTTATCGAATCTTCAATGATGACATGCAGGGCACGGGGGCCATCGTCACCGCGGCCGTGATCTCGGGCATGAAGGTGACGGGCACGTCTTTTGCTGACCAGCGACTCGTGGTCTACGGCGCCGGGACCGCGGGTACCGGTATGGCCGACCAGATTCACGCGGGAATGGTTCGCGATGGACTGAGTGAGACCGAGGCGAGGTCGCGGATCTGGCTGATTGACCGCGACGGCCTGGTCACCGACGACATGCCGGATCTGCCCGATTACCAGCAGGTTTACGCCCGCCCCGCCGCAGATGTGGCGGACTGGGAGCGTGGCTCCCGCGGAATCGGGCTGCTGGAAGTGGTGCGGAGAGTCAGGCCCACCATCCTGATCGGCACATCCACCGACCATGGTGCTTTCACCCAGGACGTTATCGAAGCGCTGTGCGTGGGGGCGGACCGTCCCATCGTGTTGCCGTTGTCGAACCCGACCGAGCGCATTGAGGCCATGCCCGCCGACGTGATCGCCTGGTCCGGCGGCAGGGCCTTGGTGGCGGCCGGCATCCCAGTGGAGGACGTGGAGTACGACGGCGTCACCTACACCATCGGACAGGGCAACAATGCGCTGCTGTACCCGGGGCTCGGTCTCGGGGCGGTCGTCTCGGGAGCGAGGGAGATCACTGACGGCATGCTGCTGGCTGCCGCTGAAGCCGTCGCTTCTCAAGTGGATCCGCTGCCACGAGGAGCGGCGCTGCTGCCGCCGGTGCGCGATCTGCGGGCGTCGTCGGCGATTGTTGCGGAGGCGGTCGCGCGATGCGCGGAGACCGAAGGGGCCGCATCCCGAACCCACGATGACCTCGCCCGTGCCATCAAGGACGCAATGTGGGAACCGGTCTACGGTTCCTGGGAGTGA
- a CDS encoding GerMN domain-containing protein, with protein MSDTSTWLIDLFDEQGPTMHRLAVMLGAESESGHILRTSLLGLAKRSNRIVDPSARVEYLAEQVVHQARSVRGPSGTLELLKIADSRQEEIRRAILALPIRLGEILLVSHYLSVFGPELAGIMRMTVRGCNQRLEEALDALRRAVGEPEPVSLPGVIESLSQELTAALRSAARLVQSPGTETLEAELRSLKGARAPGVPLLLAVLVVLLVLMLVFSVTWVLGRAHQSAPVPTLVESPQSVAPQARVLPAQVQAVPVYYIGRQDGKLHREFRNLAASGDMVSTVVNAILAVAPLDPDYRSAWNPGRVIGVSREGSVVTVNLSADAFPDGTDQELTQQAIGQVVQAVYEVLDASDLKVRFTANGAAPPAAFAGDHQLPGAASLATLWIDTPGNGARLAAGSVTFSGVVQPVAGQPRVLVTDSNDTLLASQYAQTEVTTGSDGWRQWSVSLTLGEGSYLVRVETSWTDDMGVVQTSLESRSITVE; from the coding sequence TTGTCCGATACCTCCACGTGGTTGATCGACCTGTTTGACGAGCAGGGGCCGACGATGCACCGGCTGGCCGTGATGCTCGGCGCCGAATCTGAGTCGGGTCACATCCTGCGCACCTCGCTGCTGGGGTTGGCGAAACGCTCCAACCGGATCGTCGACCCATCGGCCCGGGTGGAATATTTGGCGGAACAGGTGGTGCATCAGGCGCGTTCCGTGCGGGGACCGAGCGGAACGCTGGAGCTGCTGAAGATCGCCGATTCACGCCAGGAGGAGATTCGTCGCGCCATCCTCGCCCTGCCCATCCGGCTGGGAGAGATCCTGCTGGTCTCTCACTACCTCTCCGTTTTCGGACCGGAGCTGGCCGGGATCATGCGGATGACGGTGCGGGGCTGCAACCAGCGACTCGAGGAAGCCCTCGATGCGCTGCGCAGGGCCGTCGGTGAACCGGAACCGGTGAGCCTACCCGGGGTGATCGAATCGCTGTCGCAGGAACTGACAGCCGCGTTGCGCTCCGCCGCACGGCTGGTCCAGTCCCCAGGAACTGAGACCCTGGAAGCAGAACTGCGTTCCCTCAAGGGAGCGCGGGCCCCTGGGGTTCCGCTGCTGCTGGCCGTACTTGTGGTGCTGTTGGTTCTGATGCTGGTGTTCTCCGTGACCTGGGTGCTCGGGCGTGCTCACCAGTCGGCACCAGTTCCGACGCTGGTCGAGTCACCGCAGTCCGTTGCACCACAGGCTCGGGTACTGCCGGCGCAGGTGCAGGCGGTGCCGGTGTACTACATCGGTCGCCAGGACGGGAAGCTGCACCGGGAATTCCGCAATCTGGCGGCCTCGGGGGACATGGTCTCGACGGTCGTGAACGCGATTCTGGCAGTGGCCCCTCTCGATCCGGACTACAGGTCCGCCTGGAATCCTGGGAGGGTCATCGGCGTCAGTCGCGAGGGATCAGTGGTGACCGTGAACCTGTCTGCCGACGCCTTCCCCGACGGCACCGACCAGGAACTGACGCAGCAGGCCATCGGTCAGGTCGTTCAAGCGGTCTACGAGGTCCTCGATGCCTCGGATCTGAAGGTTCGGTTCACGGCGAACGGAGCGGCGCCACCGGCTGCGTTCGCGGGCGATCATCAGCTGCCGGGGGCGGCATCGCTGGCGACGTTGTGGATTGACACTCCCGGTAACGGGGCACGACTGGCTGCCGGGTCCGTCACTTTTTCCGGCGTGGTGCAACCAGTAGCGGGTCAGCCGCGGGTGCTCGTCACCGACTCCAACGACACTCTGCTGGCCTCGCAGTACGCTCAGACCGAAGTGACAACGGGGAGCGACGGCTGGCGTCAGTGGTCGGTGTCGCTGACTCTGGGAGAGGGAAGCTACCTGGTGCGTGTGGAAACCAGCTGGACCGATGACATGGGGGTCGTGCAGACGTCGCTGGAGAGTCGCAGCATCACTGTCGAGTGA
- the pstB gene encoding phosphate ABC transporter ATP-binding protein PstB, translated as MSKRIEVKNLNIYYGRFHAVSDVNLVVEPRSVTAFIGPSGCGKSTVLRTLNRMHEVIPGAHCTGEVLLDGTDLYGPGVDPVAVRRVVGMVFQRPNPFPSMSIYENVASGLRLNGEKNRAVLDEAVEKALRGANLWKEVKDRLGKAGVGLSGGQQQRLCIARAIAVQPDVLLMDEPCSALDPISTLAVEDLIHELKEHYTVVIVTHNMQQAARVSDETAFFNLKAQGEPGHLVEIGPTERIFHNPEKKATEDYITGRFG; from the coding sequence ATGTCGAAGCGTATCGAGGTAAAAAACCTCAACATCTACTACGGCAGGTTCCACGCCGTCTCGGACGTGAACCTGGTGGTGGAACCACGCAGCGTGACGGCCTTCATCGGACCGTCGGGATGCGGCAAGTCGACGGTGCTGCGCACCCTCAACCGGATGCACGAGGTCATTCCCGGTGCCCACTGCACCGGTGAGGTGCTGCTGGACGGCACCGACCTGTACGGCCCCGGCGTCGATCCGGTGGCGGTACGGCGGGTGGTCGGGATGGTGTTCCAGCGCCCCAACCCGTTCCCGTCGATGTCGATCTACGAGAACGTCGCCTCCGGGCTGCGACTCAACGGGGAGAAAAACCGCGCGGTGCTCGACGAGGCCGTCGAAAAGGCGCTGCGGGGCGCGAACCTGTGGAAGGAAGTCAAGGACCGGCTCGGCAAGGCCGGTGTGGGTCTCTCCGGTGGGCAGCAGCAGCGGTTGTGCATCGCCCGGGCCATTGCGGTGCAGCCCGATGTGCTGCTGATGGACGAGCCCTGCTCAGCCCTCGACCCGATTTCCACCCTCGCCGTGGAGGATCTCATCCACGAACTCAAGGAGCACTACACCGTCGTCATCGTCACCCACAACATGCAACAGGCGGCGCGGGTCTCCGACGAGACGGCCTTCTTCAACCTGAAAGCCCAGGGAGAACCGGGACATCTGGTGGAGATCGGCCCGACGGAACGCATCTTCCACAACCCGGAGAAGAAAGCCACGGAGGACTACATCACCGGTCGCTTCGGGTGA
- the pstC gene encoding phosphate ABC transporter permease subunit PstC yields the protein MSNDEHATPGNGKPAPGAATDVLTSRGRSTIHLGDLLFGGSARASSLVIVVVVLIIGTFLLGNAWQPLLDNTANFFTSTTFDSSSRPPHFGIAALLWTTVLSSVIALLVAVPVAIGIALLLTQYVGGRVSRGIGFVVDLLAAVPSVIFGLWGIKVLGPALQPVAHWLQAHLGWFPLFGSTQVTSPGTVFTASLVLALMILPIITAVTRDVFSQTPREQIEAALALGATRWETIRMAVLPYGRSGATAAAMLGLGRALGETIAVMLILSASSFNVSIFGGGETFASIIARNAAEFDTAYKAGIYISAGLVLFVLTFAVNALARIVAERGKAKS from the coding sequence ATGAGTAACGACGAACACGCCACGCCCGGGAACGGGAAGCCCGCTCCCGGCGCTGCCACCGATGTCCTGACCAGTCGGGGCCGCAGCACCATTCACCTCGGCGATCTGCTGTTCGGCGGCTCCGCACGGGCCTCCAGCCTGGTCATCGTCGTGGTGGTGCTCATCATCGGGACGTTCCTGCTCGGCAACGCCTGGCAGCCGTTGCTGGACAACACCGCGAACTTCTTCACCTCCACCACCTTCGACTCCTCCTCGCGTCCCCCGCACTTCGGCATCGCGGCGCTGCTGTGGACCACGGTGCTGTCGTCGGTGATCGCACTGCTAGTCGCGGTACCGGTGGCGATCGGGATCGCGCTGCTGCTGACCCAGTACGTGGGGGGACGGGTCTCCCGGGGGATCGGGTTCGTCGTTGACCTGCTGGCGGCAGTCCCGTCGGTGATCTTCGGGCTGTGGGGCATCAAGGTGCTCGGCCCGGCCCTGCAGCCCGTCGCGCACTGGTTGCAGGCCCATCTGGGCTGGTTCCCGCTGTTCGGCAGCACGCAGGTGACCTCCCCCGGCACGGTGTTCACGGCATCTCTGGTGCTGGCTTTGATGATCCTGCCAATCATCACAGCTGTCACCCGCGACGTGTTCTCCCAGACTCCCAGGGAACAGATCGAGGCAGCCCTGGCTCTCGGAGCAACCCGCTGGGAAACGATCCGCATGGCTGTACTGCCCTACGGACGTTCCGGCGCTACTGCGGCCGCCATGCTGGGGCTGGGCCGTGCGCTGGGTGAGACGATCGCTGTGATGCTGATCCTGTCGGCCAGTTCCTTCAACGTCTCGATCTTCGGCGGCGGTGAGACCTTCGCCTCCATCATCGCTCGCAACGCCGCCGAGTTCGACACCGCCTACAAGGCCGGGATCTATATCTCTGCTGGCCTGGTCCTGTTCGTCCTGACGTTCGCGGTCAACGCCTTGGCGCGCATCGTCGCCGAACGCGGAAAGGCAAAATCCTGA